Proteins encoded together in one Bacteroidota bacterium window:
- a CDS encoding sigma-54-dependent Fis family transcriptional regulator: MARILVIDDEKPIRATLIDILEYEKFSVDEAADGMQALALIKKQKYDVILCDIKMPKMDGLEVLEKIQEISSDVPVVMISGHGTIETAVEAIKKGAFDFIAKPLDLNRLMITIRNAMEKSSLITETKVLKRKIKKAFEMIGDSKQIEEIKEMIERVAPTEARVLITGDNGTGKELVARWLHEKSNRANGPLVEVNCAAIPSELIESELFGHEKGAFTSAINQRKGKFEQAEGGTLFLDEIGDMSLSAQAKVLRALQESKITRVGGDKEIKVNVRVVAATNKNLKNEISNNNFREDLYHRLSVILIHVPSLNDRMQDIPLLTEHFLCEICQEYGMPKKSISKEALKELQQINWTGNIRELRNVIERLIILCDKSITEKDVLAYAGKK, from the coding sequence ATGGCCAGAATTCTTGTAATTGATGATGAAAAACCAATAAGAGCAACACTTATTGATATTCTTGAATATGAAAAATTTTCTGTTGATGAAGCTGCGGACGGTATGCAGGCCTTGGCTTTAATCAAAAAGCAGAAGTATGATGTTATTCTATGTGACATCAAAATGCCCAAAATGGATGGACTTGAGGTATTGGAAAAGATCCAGGAAATTTCTTCGGATGTTCCGGTTGTCATGATTTCTGGTCATGGCACTATTGAAACTGCAGTTGAAGCTATAAAAAAAGGAGCGTTTGATTTCATTGCCAAACCTCTTGATTTAAATCGCTTGATGATTACCATTCGAAATGCCATGGAAAAATCATCCCTGATTACAGAAACCAAAGTGTTAAAAAGAAAAATCAAAAAAGCTTTTGAAATGATTGGTGATTCAAAGCAAATTGAGGAAATTAAAGAAATGATTGAAAGGGTTGCACCCACTGAGGCTAGGGTTTTAATAACGGGTGATAATGGAACAGGAAAGGAACTTGTAGCTCGTTGGTTACATGAGAAAAGTAACAGAGCAAACGGACCTTTGGTTGAGGTGAACTGTGCAGCTATACCGTCTGAATTGATAGAAAGTGAACTTTTTGGACATGAAAAAGGAGCTTTTACTTCTGCCATTAACCAACGCAAAGGTAAATTCGAACAAGCCGAAGGAGGTACATTATTTCTGGATGAAATTGGAGATATGAGTCTTTCTGCACAAGCAAAAGTGCTAAGGGCTTTACAAGAAAGTAAAATTACCAGGGTAGGGGGAGATAAGGAGATAAAAGTTAATGTAAGGGTTGTGGCTGCAACAAATAAGAACCTGAAAAATGAAATAAGCAACAATAATTTCCGAGAAGACCTTTACCACCGTTTAAGTGTGATATTAATTCATGTTCCATCTTTAAATGATAGAATGCAAGATATTCCCCTGCTTACAGAGCATTTCCTTTGCGAAATCTGCCAGGAATATGGAATGCCAAAAAAATCAATTTCAAAGGAAGCTTTAAAAGAACTTCAACAAATTAATTGGACAGGAAACATCAGGGAACTTCGCAATGTAATTGAAAGACTTATTATTCTTTGTGATAAATCAATTACAGAAAAAGATGTGCTTGCCTATGCCGGAAAAAAATAA
- a CDS encoding type 1 glutamine amidotransferase, which yields MENLKNLKVAVLVADGFELSEFVEPVKALEQEGATVHVVSTQKDTVRSWDNGNWGKEFAVDVELENANPNDFDALLLPGGVINPDKLRRSEKAVDFVKTFMKEGKPLAAICHGPWTLIETGMVKGRKLTSFYSIKTDLINAGADWQDKEVVVDQNLVTSRNPGDIPAFISKMTEKFKEGVHEPHSK from the coding sequence ATGGAAAACCTAAAAAATTTAAAAGTTGCAGTTCTTGTAGCCGATGGCTTTGAATTATCTGAATTTGTTGAACCAGTAAAGGCTTTAGAGCAGGAAGGAGCAACAGTACACGTTGTTTCTACTCAAAAAGATACTGTGCGTTCATGGGATAATGGAAATTGGGGAAAAGAATTTGCAGTTGATGTTGAATTAGAAAATGCAAACCCCAATGATTTTGATGCATTATTATTACCGGGTGGTGTGATAAATCCAGATAAATTAAGGAGATCTGAAAAAGCAGTTGATTTTGTAAAAACATTTATGAAAGAAGGAAAGCCTTTAGCAGCCATTTGCCATGGTCCTTGGACATTGATAGAAACGGGGATGGTGAAAGGAAGGAAATTAACCTCCTTTTATTCTATAAAAACAGATCTGATCAATGCTGGAGCAGATTGGCAGGATAAAGAAGTTGTTGTAGATCAAAACCTGGTTACAAGTAGGAACCCAGGAGATATACCTGCATTTATATCTAAAATGACTGAGAAATTCAAAGAAGGGGTACATGAACCACATTCAAAATAA
- a CDS encoding AI-2E family transporter codes for MENKLGLYKFNQTLLLGFLLLGGLYLGKTFLIPVFIAALIAMLLLPICSKLEKLGFNRIFAIISCILIFLTILIGIIYLFTYQIIGLSKNLPFFANRIQEVLLKLKDFIAENTRLSHNDISSYIESSIRQIVDSLGSYIQSVLTITTGVIVNFFLVLIYIAFFLAYRERIENFILKIAPENEKEKTDKIIKSCTSMSISYLSGILTVSFILSVSNAIALTIFRIEYALFFAVLAGILNIIPFVGTFLGSILPVALALLTKDSIWVAVFVVIYFTVIQYIESYFLTPFIVGGKVRVNPLTEILALVLGGVIWGVAGMVLFIPLTGLVKVLFDHIEKFEPFAYVIGREDVPKTSKTGKKIKYWFKK; via the coding sequence GTGGAAAATAAATTAGGCTTATATAAATTTAACCAGACCCTTTTGTTGGGGTTTTTGTTGCTTGGAGGATTGTATCTTGGAAAAACTTTTTTAATCCCTGTTTTTATTGCAGCTTTAATAGCCATGCTGTTGTTGCCTATTTGCTCAAAACTTGAAAAATTGGGATTTAACAGGATTTTTGCAATTATTTCATGCATTTTAATTTTTCTAACTATTTTAATAGGAATTATTTATTTATTCACCTATCAAATAATCGGACTCTCCAAAAATTTACCATTTTTTGCAAACAGAATTCAAGAAGTTTTATTAAAGTTAAAAGATTTTATTGCAGAAAACACAAGGCTTTCACACAATGATATAAGTTCTTATATCGAATCCAGTATAAGGCAGATTGTTGATTCCTTAGGTTCCTATATACAAAGTGTACTTACTATAACAACAGGGGTAATTGTTAATTTTTTTCTTGTGTTAATATATATTGCATTTTTCCTTGCCTATCGTGAAAGAATAGAAAACTTCATTTTAAAAATTGCTCCTGAAAATGAAAAGGAAAAAACAGATAAAATCATCAAAAGTTGCACAAGCATGTCCATTTCCTACCTTTCAGGAATTCTAACAGTTTCGTTTATTCTTTCAGTTAGTAATGCAATTGCGCTTACAATATTTAGAATAGAATATGCCTTGTTTTTTGCTGTACTTGCTGGAATTCTTAACATCATTCCATTTGTCGGAACATTTTTAGGAAGTATTTTGCCTGTTGCCCTAGCATTACTTACTAAGGATAGTATTTGGGTTGCTGTTTTTGTTGTAATATATTTTACAGTAATTCAATATATTGAATCCTATTTCCTTACTCCATTTATTGTTGGAGGAAAAGTAAGGGTTAACCCCCTAACTGAAATTCTAGCCCTTGTGCTAGGAGGAGTTATTTGGGGTGTTGCTGGTATGGTTTTATTTATCCCTTTAACAGGATTAGTTAAAGTTTTATTTGACCATATTGAAAAATTTGAGCCTTTTGCTTATGTTATTGGTAGGGAAGATGTTCCCAAAACAAGCAAAACTGGAAAAAAGATAAAATACTGGTTTAAGAAATAA
- a CDS encoding L,D-transpeptidase family protein produces the protein MKREQNELLAKEKNSLIAHYLQLEIDSLESKFSTQFNDELNHKAFEFYRKRNYDPIWRLNESSSILPEQYLSLLDSVHLEGLNANDYNKEILEQYRKNVGDFIDKNNKTKDIHAKAIAKTDLNFTISFLKILNHLKNGKIDQGELGLQWDLNNENEINAEQLLIQVIQKNDINAAIAKVYPKIKQYNQLRELLKFYYSLSNNTNWRKLQPGITLSLDSVSADVIILRQNLLQTKDLQENKNNVQQSTLFDAELKKAVVSYQVRHGLEPSGIVDEEFIEIMNTPLSNWIALIELGLEKTRWLPDSLGDKHIFINIPDFSLQMIDKENVIREMKVITGKTMRSTPVFSGKIKYVVFSPYWNVPKSIAVNDLLPKIKNNPGFLRKNHYELFENWDPNSTRINPRKIDWDTIEENNFSFRLRQKPGPWNSMGRVKFMFPNNFSIYMHDTPEKHLFIKERRDFSSGCIRIQEPEKMAEFLLPEMTEEEITGKMNKKSEEYINLKTPTSVYITYNTVGVNDKGQAVFFQDVYKMDEKLIEMYHKTPLK, from the coding sequence TTGAAAAGAGAGCAAAATGAGTTATTAGCTAAGGAAAAAAACAGTCTAATTGCCCATTACCTGCAGCTGGAAATAGATTCTTTGGAATCCAAATTCTCAACTCAATTTAATGATGAGCTTAATCATAAAGCCTTTGAATTTTATCGCAAAAGAAATTATGATCCTATTTGGAGATTAAATGAATCTTCTTCTATTCTTCCTGAACAATACCTGAGCTTACTAGATTCAGTCCACCTGGAAGGTTTAAATGCCAATGATTACAATAAAGAAATACTCGAACAATACAGAAAAAATGTTGGGGATTTCATTGATAAGAATAATAAGACAAAAGATATTCATGCAAAAGCTATAGCCAAGACCGATTTAAATTTTACAATTTCATTCCTGAAAATTCTCAATCACCTTAAGAATGGAAAAATAGATCAAGGTGAACTTGGTTTGCAATGGGATTTAAATAATGAAAATGAGATAAATGCCGAGCAACTTTTAATCCAGGTGATTCAAAAGAATGATATAAATGCAGCAATAGCAAAAGTTTATCCCAAAATAAAACAATATAATCAATTAAGGGAATTGCTTAAATTCTATTACTCGCTTTCAAACAATACAAATTGGAGAAAATTACAACCTGGAATTACTTTAAGCCTTGACAGCGTTTCTGCTGATGTTATAATTTTAAGACAAAACTTATTACAGACAAAGGATTTACAAGAGAATAAAAATAATGTACAGCAAAGTACTTTATTTGATGCTGAATTAAAAAAGGCTGTTGTCTCTTATCAAGTAAGGCATGGTTTGGAACCCTCTGGTATTGTTGATGAGGAATTTATTGAAATAATGAATACTCCTCTCAGTAATTGGATTGCATTAATTGAATTAGGACTTGAAAAAACAAGATGGCTTCCTGATTCTCTTGGTGATAAACATATTTTTATAAATATTCCTGATTTCAGCCTGCAAATGATTGATAAGGAAAATGTAATTAGGGAAATGAAGGTAATTACCGGAAAAACAATGCGCTCAACTCCTGTGTTTAGTGGCAAAATTAAGTATGTTGTGTTTTCTCCCTATTGGAATGTGCCTAAAAGCATTGCTGTAAATGATCTTTTGCCAAAAATTAAAAACAATCCAGGGTTTTTACGCAAAAATCATTATGAATTATTTGAAAACTGGGATCCAAATTCAACTAGAATTAACCCCCGGAAAATTGATTGGGACACTATTGAAGAAAATAATTTTTCTTTTCGTTTAAGGCAAAAACCCGGCCCATGGAATTCCATGGGCAGAGTCAAATTCATGTTTCCTAATAATTTCAGCATTTACATGCATGATACCCCGGAAAAGCACTTATTTATAAAAGAGCGCCGCGATTTCAGTAGTGGCTGTATAAGAATTCAGGAGCCTGAAAAAATGGCTGAATTTTTATTGCCAGAAATGACTGAAGAAGAAATTACTGGTAAAATGAATAAAAAGTCAGAGGAATACATAAATCTCAAAACCCCAACATCTGTTTATATTACCTACAATACTGTTGGGGTGAATGATAAGGGGCAGGCAGTTTTTTTTCAGGATGTTTATAAAATGGATGAAAAATTGATAGAAATGTATCATAAAACGCCATTAAAATAA